A window of the Chloroflexus sp. Y-396-1 genome harbors these coding sequences:
- a CDS encoding amidase, whose protein sequence is MSDTDLCLQPATVIARLIRQRTVSAGEVLAAHLQRIADVNPRVNAIVTLDIDGAQARARAIDEALDRGEDLGPLAGLPIAHKDLAETKGMRTTYGSPIFADFVPDFDALIVARLKAAGAVTLGKTNTPEFGAGSQTFNPIFGPTRNPYDLSKTCGGSSGGAAVALACGMIAIADGSDLGGSLRNPAGYCNIVGFRPSPGRVPVWPDPTPFLPFAVDGPMARTVADIALMLQAIAGPDPRAPLSISEPATLFAQSLERDFRGVRIAWSPDLGGLPVDPRVSEVLAAKRDIFIQLGCHVEEATPDLRDADEIFQVMRAFRYELTLGELLDRERHRMKDTVIWNIEAGRALSGPQIGRAMRLHAALLGRLYDFMQTYEFIVAPVSQVPPFPVEQPYITEINGVPMSNYIEWMRSCYYISVCNVPAISVPAGFTRDGLPVGIQIIGRPRADLEVLQLAHAFEQATQYWRQHPKLVIGCN, encoded by the coding sequence GATTGCCCGCTTGATTCGCCAGCGTACCGTTTCTGCCGGTGAGGTGCTAGCCGCTCATCTGCAACGCATTGCCGACGTAAACCCACGGGTTAATGCCATTGTCACGCTCGACATCGACGGTGCGCAAGCGCGGGCGCGGGCAATTGACGAGGCACTAGATCGCGGTGAAGACCTTGGCCCATTAGCAGGCTTACCGATAGCCCACAAAGATCTGGCCGAGACCAAAGGCATGCGTACAACGTATGGTTCACCGATCTTTGCCGATTTTGTCCCTGATTTTGATGCGCTGATCGTTGCTCGTCTGAAAGCAGCAGGTGCAGTCACTCTAGGAAAGACAAACACGCCAGAATTCGGCGCCGGTTCACAAACCTTTAACCCGATCTTTGGCCCGACCCGTAACCCCTACGATCTGAGCAAAACCTGTGGCGGCAGTAGCGGTGGTGCTGCCGTAGCACTGGCCTGCGGTATGATAGCGATTGCCGATGGCAGTGACCTCGGTGGCTCATTACGCAATCCGGCTGGTTATTGCAACATCGTCGGTTTTCGCCCTTCACCAGGCAGAGTACCGGTCTGGCCCGATCCAACGCCTTTTCTGCCCTTTGCGGTTGATGGCCCTATGGCTCGTACCGTGGCCGATATTGCGTTGATGTTACAGGCCATTGCCGGTCCAGATCCACGGGCGCCACTCTCGATCAGCGAACCGGCCACGCTGTTTGCGCAGTCGCTTGAACGAGACTTTCGCGGTGTACGCATTGCCTGGAGTCCTGATCTGGGTGGGTTGCCGGTCGATCCTCGCGTGAGTGAAGTGCTTGCAGCCAAACGTGATATTTTCATCCAGCTCGGTTGCCATGTTGAAGAGGCAACCCCCGATTTACGTGATGCAGATGAAATCTTTCAGGTCATGCGGGCTTTCCGCTATGAACTAACGCTTGGCGAGTTGCTTGACCGTGAACGACATCGGATGAAAGACACAGTTATCTGGAACATTGAAGCCGGACGTGCCTTGAGTGGGCCGCAAATCGGTCGCGCTATGCGGCTCCACGCTGCGCTGCTCGGCCGCTTATACGATTTTATGCAAACGTATGAATTTATTGTGGCACCAGTAAGTCAAGTACCACCGTTCCCGGTTGAACAACCGTACATCACCGAGATTAACGGTGTACCAATGAGTAATTATATTGAATGGATGCGATCGTGTTACTATATCTCGGTCTGCAATGTACCGGCTATTTCCGTACCCGCCGGTTTTACCCGTGATGGCTTGCCAGTAGGTATCCAGATCATCGGACGTCCGAGAGCCGATCTGGAAGTATTACAATTAGCTCATGCGTTTGAGCAGGCAACCCAGTATTGGCGACAGCATCCAAAACTGGTTATTGGTTGCAATTGA
- a CDS encoding class II aldolase/adducin family protein, with protein MTINFHTDVETALRAEMVLCGRLLYERGLIVAGDGNLSARLPDGSILITPAGLAKGMLNPEDLVVIDHDGQLIRGSPERQPSSERHLHLFVYRHRPDVMACVHAHPPTAVGATLAGVSLAEPILPEALIALGPIPTAPYARTGTAEMGEAIAPFVADHDAILLAYHGAITYGSSLLQAFHRMEQIEHCARTLLAAHLFGGARPLPPERITELAEIRRAFRAIGRI; from the coding sequence ATGACAATTAATTTTCATACTGATGTTGAAACGGCGTTGCGGGCCGAAATGGTACTCTGTGGCCGCTTACTCTACGAGCGTGGCTTAATCGTAGCCGGTGATGGCAATCTATCAGCTCGCCTACCTGATGGTTCGATCCTCATTACCCCGGCAGGGTTAGCCAAGGGGATGTTAAACCCTGAAGATCTGGTCGTCATTGATCATGATGGTCAATTGATCCGCGGCTCGCCAGAACGTCAGCCATCTTCAGAACGCCATCTGCACCTTTTCGTTTATCGTCATCGCCCTGATGTTATGGCCTGTGTTCATGCCCATCCACCAACTGCGGTAGGCGCAACACTAGCTGGAGTCAGTCTGGCCGAACCGATCTTGCCAGAAGCGTTGATTGCCCTGGGGCCGATACCAACGGCACCATACGCACGCACCGGTACAGCCGAAATGGGCGAGGCAATTGCACCGTTTGTAGCCGATCACGACGCGATTCTTCTTGCTTACCACGGTGCGATCACCTATGGATCTAGCCTGCTCCAGGCATTTCACCGTATGGAGCAGATCGAGCATTGCGCCCGGACACTACTTGCTGCTCATCTGTTTGGCGGTGCACGTCCTCTACCCCCTGAACGAATTACGGAATTAGCAGAAATACGGCGTGCTTTTCGCGCTATAGGACGGATTTGA